A region of Pseudorasbora parva isolate DD20220531a chromosome 14, ASM2467924v1, whole genome shotgun sequence DNA encodes the following proteins:
- the si:dkey-222p3.1 gene encoding HERV-H LTR-associating protein 2, with protein sequence MKSVLLVCFFILVLNEASGQETVQGFIGDSVVLPCRSTKQPKIFTAHWRYEDSKNVYDIEDGKGSPNEQDPVYKSRTETFPAEYSKGNYSLRLRKLQKSDAGSYCCFITEFDVQICTVLQVKEKPVGIQEKPGSNRGIESKAERIVSLLIPFFAGTFLLWLCEW encoded by the exons ATGAAAAG tgtgttgcTTGTCTGTTTCTTTATACTGGTTTTGAATGAAG CATCTGGGCAGGAAACCGTTCAAGGTTTTATCGGCGATTCTGTAGTTTTGCCGTGTCGTTCTACCAAGCAACCTAAAATCTTTACTGCACACTGGAGATATGAGGACAGCAAGAATGTTTATGACATAGAAGATGGCAAAGGGTCGCCTAATGAGCAGGACCCAGTGtacaaaagcagaactgaaacTTTTCCAGCAGAATATTCAAAAGGAAACTACTCCCTCAGACTTCGGAAACTTCAGAAAAGTGATGCAGGGTCGTACTGCTGCTTCATCACTGAATTTGATGTACAGATATGCACAGTGCTTCAAGTAAAAG AGAAACCAGTGGGAATCCAAGAGAAGCCAGGCTCAAACCGTGGCATTGAATCCAAAGCAGAGCGGATCGTCTCTCTGTTGATTCCTTTCTTCGCTGGTACTTTTCTGCTCTGGTTGTGTGAGTGGTAA